In a genomic window of Desulfovibrio sp. TomC:
- a CDS encoding DUF5710 domain-containing protein, which yields MAEKTKLTAEERLKKIEQKRAKLAEEAAKIRKEARKKEANVKMKLGGLVWKAGLQDQPDNVILGILVAGFEKLEAERDSFEDIGRKKFEHDAKAKAEMKTKSQEEESENSGHGSAGVKNHLATPAAVRFYLNVPIEEKDAAKALGARWDGEHKKWWCHPADKEKFIKWWPAGA from the coding sequence ATGGCTGAAAAAACGAAGCTGACGGCCGAGGAACGGCTTAAAAAAATTGAGCAGAAGCGCGCCAAGCTGGCAGAGGAAGCCGCCAAAATAAGAAAAGAGGCCAGGAAAAAAGAGGCCAACGTCAAAATGAAACTTGGTGGACTCGTCTGGAAAGCCGGCTTGCAGGATCAGCCGGATAACGTGATTCTCGGCATCCTAGTCGCCGGGTTTGAAAAGCTCGAAGCGGAGCGTGACTCTTTCGAAGATATTGGCCGAAAAAAGTTTGAGCATGATGCCAAGGCTAAGGCGGAAATGAAGACGAAGTCCCAGGAAGAAGAATCAGAAAATTCCGGTCATGGATCTGCTGGTGTCAAGAACCATCTGGCCACGCCTGCGGCTGTGAGGTTTTATCTCAACGTACCTATTGAGGAAAAAGACGCTGCCAAGGCTCTGGGCGCGAGATGGGACGGTGAGCACAAAAAATGGTGGTGCCATCCGGCCGACAAGGAAAAATTCATCAAGTGGTGGCCGGCGGGGGCGTAG